In Chrysemys picta bellii isolate R12L10 chromosome 3, ASM1138683v2, whole genome shotgun sequence, a single genomic region encodes these proteins:
- the LOC135982467 gene encoding uncharacterized protein LOC135982467 isoform X5, producing MKGQRSVPSPTAEKCLNLDTCVENSCHYILDVEALYTNIPHEDGLQAVRNSIPDEATASLVAELCDFVLTHNHFRFGDNLYLQVSGTAMGTRMAPQYANIFMADLEQRFLSSRPLVPLLYLRYIDDIFIIWTHGKEALEEFHLDFNNFHPTINLSLDQSTQEIHFLDTTVQISDGHINTTLYRKPTDRYTYLHASSFHPRHITRSIVYSQALRYNRICSNPSDRDKHLQDLYQAFVKLQYPPGEVRKQIDRARRVPRNHLLQDRPNKDNNRTPLAITYSPQLKPLQRIIHDLQPILENDPSLSQTLGGRPVLAYRQPPNLKQILTSNYTPHHRNTNPGTYPCSKPRCLLCPHIYSGNSIRGPNHISHTIRGSFTCTSTNVIYAIMCQQCPSAMYIGQTGQSLRKRINGHKSDIRNGNIHKAVSEHFNLPGHSITDLKVTIIEQKNFRNRLQRETAELKFICKFNIINLGLNRDWEWLAHYRSSFSSPGIDTSSSIIGSGLHPP from the exons atgaaagGACAAAGATCTGTACCTTCTCCAACTGCTGAAAAAT GTCTCAATTTAGATACCTGTGTAGAAAATAGCTGTCACTACATattggatgtagaagcactttataccaatattccacatgaggatggactacaagctgtcaggaacagtatccctgatgaggccacagcaagcctggtggctgagctttgtgactttgtcctcacccacaaccacttcagatttggggacaacttataccttcaagtcagtggcactgctatgggtacccgcatggccccacagtatgccaacatttttatggctgacttagaacaacgcttcctcagctctcgtcccctagtgcccctcctctacttgcgctacattgatgacatcttcatcatatggacccacggaaaggaggcccttgaagaattccacctggacttcaacaatttccaccccaccatcaacctcagcctggaccagtccacacaagagatccacttcctggacactacagtacaaataagtgatggtcacataaacaccaccctataccggaaacctactgaccgctatacgtacctacatgcctccagcttccatccaagacacatcacacgatccattgtctacagccaagccctaagatacaaccgaatttgctccaatccctcagacagagacaaacacctacaagatctttatcaagcattcgtaaaactacaatatccacctggggaagtgaggaaacagattgacagagcaagacgggtacccagaaatcacctactacaggacaggcccaacaaggacaataacagaacaccactggccatcacatacagcccccagctaaaacctctccagcgcattatccacgatctacaacctatcctggaaaatgatccctcactctcacagaccttgggaggcaggccagtcctcgcttacagacaaccccccaacctgaagcaaatactcaccagcaactacacaccacaccacagaaacaccaacccaggaacctatccctgtagcaaacctcgttgcctactctgtccccatatctactctggcaacagcatcagaggacccaaccacatcagccacaccatcaggggctcattcacctgcacatccactaatgtcatatatgccatcatgtgccagcaatgcccctctgccatgtacattggccaaaccggacagtccctccgcaaaagaataaatggacacaaatcagacatcaggaatggtaacatacacaaggcAGTAAGtgaacatttcaatctccctggtcattctattacagatttaaaagtcactatcattgaacaaaaaaacttcagaaacagacttcaaagagaaacagcagaactaaaattcatttgcaaattcaacatcATTAacctgggcttg
- the LOC135982467 gene encoding uncharacterized protein LOC135982467 isoform X6, with amino-acid sequence MKMKGQRSVPSPTAEKCDGCRWTLQPKNLIVLSGKGAQPRWISLEVSTRGTPEDLSHKLKLSPKEVETSRENSLNLDTCVENSCHYILDVEALYTNIPHEDGLQAVRNSIPDEATASLVAELCDFVLTHNHFRFGDNLYLQVSGTAMGTRMAPQYANIFMADLEQRFLSSRPLVPLLYLRYIDDIFIIWTHGKEALEEFHLDFNNFHPTINLSLDQSTQEIHFLDTTVQISDGHINTTLYRKPTDRYTYLHASSFHPRHITRSIVYSQALRYNRICSNPSDRDKHLQDLYQAFVKLQYPPGEVRKQIDRARRVPRNHLLQDRPNKDNNRTPLAITYSPQLKPLQRIIHDLQPILENDPSLSQTLGGRPVLAYRQPPNLKQILTSNYTPHHRNTNPGTYPCSKPRCLLCPHIYSGNSIRGPNHISHTIRGSFTCTSTNVIYAIMCQQCPSAMYIGQTGQSLRKRINGHKSDIRNGNIHKA; translated from the exons ATG aaaatgaaagGACAAAGATCTGTACCTTCTCCAACTGCTGAAAAAT GTGATGGCTGTAGATGGACGCTGCAACCCAAAAATTTGATAGTGCTATCTGGGAAGGGGGCACAGCCAAGATGGATTTCCTTAGAAGTTTCCACCAGAGGGACTCCTGAAGACCTCAGCCACAAACTAAAGCTGTCTCCAAAAGAAGTAGAAACATCAAGGGAAAACA GTCTCAATTTAGATACCTGTGTAGAAAATAGCTGTCACTACATattggatgtagaagcactttataccaatattccacatgaggatggactacaagctgtcaggaacagtatccctgatgaggccacagcaagcctggtggctgagctttgtgactttgtcctcacccacaaccacttcagatttggggacaacttataccttcaagtcagtggcactgctatgggtacccgcatggccccacagtatgccaacatttttatggctgacttagaacaacgcttcctcagctctcgtcccctagtgcccctcctctacttgcgctacattgatgacatcttcatcatatggacccacggaaaggaggcccttgaagaattccacctggacttcaacaatttccaccccaccatcaacctcagcctggaccagtccacacaagagatccacttcctggacactacagtacaaataagtgatggtcacataaacaccaccctataccggaaacctactgaccgctatacgtacctacatgcctccagcttccatccaagacacatcacacgatccattgtctacagccaagccctaagatacaaccgaatttgctccaatccctcagacagagacaaacacctacaagatctttatcaagcattcgtaaaactacaatatccacctggggaagtgaggaaacagattgacagagcaagacgggtacccagaaatcacctactacaggacaggcccaacaaggacaataacagaacaccactggccatcacatacagcccccagctaaaacctctccagcgcattatccacgatctacaacctatcctggaaaatgatccctcactctcacagaccttgggaggcaggccagtcctcgcttacagacaaccccccaacctgaagcaaatactcaccagcaactacacaccacaccacagaaacaccaacccaggaacctatccctgtagcaaacctcgttgcctactctgtccccatatctactctggcaacagcatcagaggacccaaccacatcagccacaccatcaggggctcattcacctgcacatccactaatgtcatatatgccatcatgtgccagcaatgcccctctgccatgtacattggccaaaccggacagtccctccgcaaaagaataaatggacacaaatcagacatcaggaatggtaacatacacaaggcA
- the LOC135982467 gene encoding uncharacterized protein LOC135982467 isoform X4 translates to MKMKGQRSVPSPTAEKCLNLDTCVENSCHYILDVEALYTNIPHEDGLQAVRNSIPDEATASLVAELCDFVLTHNHFRFGDNLYLQVSGTAMGTRMAPQYANIFMADLEQRFLSSRPLVPLLYLRYIDDIFIIWTHGKEALEEFHLDFNNFHPTINLSLDQSTQEIHFLDTTVQISDGHINTTLYRKPTDRYTYLHASSFHPRHITRSIVYSQALRYNRICSNPSDRDKHLQDLYQAFVKLQYPPGEVRKQIDRARRVPRNHLLQDRPNKDNNRTPLAITYSPQLKPLQRIIHDLQPILENDPSLSQTLGGRPVLAYRQPPNLKQILTSNYTPHHRNTNPGTYPCSKPRCLLCPHIYSGNSIRGPNHISHTIRGSFTCTSTNVIYAIMCQQCPSAMYIGQTGQSLRKRINGHKSDIRNGNIHKAVSEHFNLPGHSITDLKVTIIEQKNFRNRLQRETAELKFICKFNIINLGLNRDWEWLAHYRSSFSSPGIDTSSSIIGSGLHPP, encoded by the exons ATG aaaatgaaagGACAAAGATCTGTACCTTCTCCAACTGCTGAAAAAT GTCTCAATTTAGATACCTGTGTAGAAAATAGCTGTCACTACATattggatgtagaagcactttataccaatattccacatgaggatggactacaagctgtcaggaacagtatccctgatgaggccacagcaagcctggtggctgagctttgtgactttgtcctcacccacaaccacttcagatttggggacaacttataccttcaagtcagtggcactgctatgggtacccgcatggccccacagtatgccaacatttttatggctgacttagaacaacgcttcctcagctctcgtcccctagtgcccctcctctacttgcgctacattgatgacatcttcatcatatggacccacggaaaggaggcccttgaagaattccacctggacttcaacaatttccaccccaccatcaacctcagcctggaccagtccacacaagagatccacttcctggacactacagtacaaataagtgatggtcacataaacaccaccctataccggaaacctactgaccgctatacgtacctacatgcctccagcttccatccaagacacatcacacgatccattgtctacagccaagccctaagatacaaccgaatttgctccaatccctcagacagagacaaacacctacaagatctttatcaagcattcgtaaaactacaatatccacctggggaagtgaggaaacagattgacagagcaagacgggtacccagaaatcacctactacaggacaggcccaacaaggacaataacagaacaccactggccatcacatacagcccccagctaaaacctctccagcgcattatccacgatctacaacctatcctggaaaatgatccctcactctcacagaccttgggaggcaggccagtcctcgcttacagacaaccccccaacctgaagcaaatactcaccagcaactacacaccacaccacagaaacaccaacccaggaacctatccctgtagcaaacctcgttgcctactctgtccccatatctactctggcaacagcatcagaggacccaaccacatcagccacaccatcaggggctcattcacctgcacatccactaatgtcatatatgccatcatgtgccagcaatgcccctctgccatgtacattggccaaaccggacagtccctccgcaaaagaataaatggacacaaatcagacatcaggaatggtaacatacacaaggcAGTAAGtgaacatttcaatctccctggtcattctattacagatttaaaagtcactatcattgaacaaaaaaacttcagaaacagacttcaaagagaaacagcagaactaaaattcatttgcaaattcaacatcATTAacctgggcttg
- the LOC135982467 gene encoding uncharacterized protein LOC135982467 isoform X7, producing MKMKGQRSVPSPTAEKCLNLDTCVENSCHYILDVEALYTNIPHEDGLQAVRNSIPDEATASLVAELCDFVLTHNHFRFGDNLYLQVSGTAMGTRMAPQYANIFMADLEQRFLSSRPLVPLLYLRYIDDIFIIWTHGKEALEEFHLDFNNFHPTINLSLDQSTQEIHFLDTTVQISDGHINTTLYRKPTDRYTYLHASSFHPRHITRSIVYSQALRYNRICSNPSDRDKHLQDLYQAFVKLQYPPGEVRKQIDRARRVPRNHLLQDRPNKDNNRTPLAITYSPQLKPLQRIIHDLQPILENDPSLSQTLGGRPVLAYRQPPNLKQILTSNYTPHHRNTNPGTYPCSKPRCLLCPHIYSGNSIRGPNHISHTIRGSFTCTSTNVIYAIMCQQCPSAMYIGQTGQSLRKRINGHKSDIRNGNIHKA from the exons ATG aaaatgaaagGACAAAGATCTGTACCTTCTCCAACTGCTGAAAAAT GTCTCAATTTAGATACCTGTGTAGAAAATAGCTGTCACTACATattggatgtagaagcactttataccaatattccacatgaggatggactacaagctgtcaggaacagtatccctgatgaggccacagcaagcctggtggctgagctttgtgactttgtcctcacccacaaccacttcagatttggggacaacttataccttcaagtcagtggcactgctatgggtacccgcatggccccacagtatgccaacatttttatggctgacttagaacaacgcttcctcagctctcgtcccctagtgcccctcctctacttgcgctacattgatgacatcttcatcatatggacccacggaaaggaggcccttgaagaattccacctggacttcaacaatttccaccccaccatcaacctcagcctggaccagtccacacaagagatccacttcctggacactacagtacaaataagtgatggtcacataaacaccaccctataccggaaacctactgaccgctatacgtacctacatgcctccagcttccatccaagacacatcacacgatccattgtctacagccaagccctaagatacaaccgaatttgctccaatccctcagacagagacaaacacctacaagatctttatcaagcattcgtaaaactacaatatccacctggggaagtgaggaaacagattgacagagcaagacgggtacccagaaatcacctactacaggacaggcccaacaaggacaataacagaacaccactggccatcacatacagcccccagctaaaacctctccagcgcattatccacgatctacaacctatcctggaaaatgatccctcactctcacagaccttgggaggcaggccagtcctcgcttacagacaaccccccaacctgaagcaaatactcaccagcaactacacaccacaccacagaaacaccaacccaggaacctatccctgtagcaaacctcgttgcctactctgtccccatatctactctggcaacagcatcagaggacccaaccacatcagccacaccatcaggggctcattcacctgcacatccactaatgtcatatatgccatcatgtgccagcaatgcccctctgccatgtacattggccaaaccggacagtccctccgcaaaagaataaatggacacaaatcagacatcaggaatggtaacatacacaaggcA
- the LOC135982467 gene encoding uncharacterized protein LOC135982467 isoform X1 produces the protein MKMKGQRSVPSPTAEKCDGCRWTLQPKNLIVLSGKGAQPRWISLEVSTRGTPEDLSHKLKLSPKEVETSRENSLNLDTCVENSCHYILDVEALYTNIPHEDGLQAVRNSIPDEATASLVAELCDFVLTHNHFRFGDNLYLQVSGTAMGTRMAPQYANIFMADLEQRFLSSRPLVPLLYLRYIDDIFIIWTHGKEALEEFHLDFNNFHPTINLSLDQSTQEIHFLDTTVQISDGHINTTLYRKPTDRYTYLHASSFHPRHITRSIVYSQALRYNRICSNPSDRDKHLQDLYQAFVKLQYPPGEVRKQIDRARRVPRNHLLQDRPNKDNNRTPLAITYSPQLKPLQRIIHDLQPILENDPSLSQTLGGRPVLAYRQPPNLKQILTSNYTPHHRNTNPGTYPCSKPRCLLCPHIYSGNSIRGPNHISHTIRGSFTCTSTNVIYAIMCQQCPSAMYIGQTGQSLRKRINGHKSDIRNGNIHKAVSEHFNLPGHSITDLKVTIIEQKNFRNRLQRETAELKFICKFNIINLGLNRDWEWLAHYRSSFSSPGIDTSSSIIGSGLHPP, from the exons ATG aaaatgaaagGACAAAGATCTGTACCTTCTCCAACTGCTGAAAAAT GTGATGGCTGTAGATGGACGCTGCAACCCAAAAATTTGATAGTGCTATCTGGGAAGGGGGCACAGCCAAGATGGATTTCCTTAGAAGTTTCCACCAGAGGGACTCCTGAAGACCTCAGCCACAAACTAAAGCTGTCTCCAAAAGAAGTAGAAACATCAAGGGAAAACA GTCTCAATTTAGATACCTGTGTAGAAAATAGCTGTCACTACATattggatgtagaagcactttataccaatattccacatgaggatggactacaagctgtcaggaacagtatccctgatgaggccacagcaagcctggtggctgagctttgtgactttgtcctcacccacaaccacttcagatttggggacaacttataccttcaagtcagtggcactgctatgggtacccgcatggccccacagtatgccaacatttttatggctgacttagaacaacgcttcctcagctctcgtcccctagtgcccctcctctacttgcgctacattgatgacatcttcatcatatggacccacggaaaggaggcccttgaagaattccacctggacttcaacaatttccaccccaccatcaacctcagcctggaccagtccacacaagagatccacttcctggacactacagtacaaataagtgatggtcacataaacaccaccctataccggaaacctactgaccgctatacgtacctacatgcctccagcttccatccaagacacatcacacgatccattgtctacagccaagccctaagatacaaccgaatttgctccaatccctcagacagagacaaacacctacaagatctttatcaagcattcgtaaaactacaatatccacctggggaagtgaggaaacagattgacagagcaagacgggtacccagaaatcacctactacaggacaggcccaacaaggacaataacagaacaccactggccatcacatacagcccccagctaaaacctctccagcgcattatccacgatctacaacctatcctggaaaatgatccctcactctcacagaccttgggaggcaggccagtcctcgcttacagacaaccccccaacctgaagcaaatactcaccagcaactacacaccacaccacagaaacaccaacccaggaacctatccctgtagcaaacctcgttgcctactctgtccccatatctactctggcaacagcatcagaggacccaaccacatcagccacaccatcaggggctcattcacctgcacatccactaatgtcatatatgccatcatgtgccagcaatgcccctctgccatgtacattggccaaaccggacagtccctccgcaaaagaataaatggacacaaatcagacatcaggaatggtaacatacacaaggcAGTAAGtgaacatttcaatctccctggtcattctattacagatttaaaagtcactatcattgaacaaaaaaacttcagaaacagacttcaaagagaaacagcagaactaaaattcatttgcaaattcaacatcATTAacctgggcttg
- the LOC135982467 gene encoding uncharacterized protein LOC135982467 isoform X2, which yields MGTDQHPTVAPAEDGDGCRWTLQPKNLIVLSGKGAQPRWISLEVSTRGTPEDLSHKLKLSPKEVETSRENSLNLDTCVENSCHYILDVEALYTNIPHEDGLQAVRNSIPDEATASLVAELCDFVLTHNHFRFGDNLYLQVSGTAMGTRMAPQYANIFMADLEQRFLSSRPLVPLLYLRYIDDIFIIWTHGKEALEEFHLDFNNFHPTINLSLDQSTQEIHFLDTTVQISDGHINTTLYRKPTDRYTYLHASSFHPRHITRSIVYSQALRYNRICSNPSDRDKHLQDLYQAFVKLQYPPGEVRKQIDRARRVPRNHLLQDRPNKDNNRTPLAITYSPQLKPLQRIIHDLQPILENDPSLSQTLGGRPVLAYRQPPNLKQILTSNYTPHHRNTNPGTYPCSKPRCLLCPHIYSGNSIRGPNHISHTIRGSFTCTSTNVIYAIMCQQCPSAMYIGQTGQSLRKRINGHKSDIRNGNIHKAVSEHFNLPGHSITDLKVTIIEQKNFRNRLQRETAELKFICKFNIINLGLNRDWEWLAHYRSSFSSPGIDTSSSIIGSGLHPP from the exons ATGGGAACAGACCAGCATCCAACAGTAGCTCCTGCAGAGGATG GTGATGGCTGTAGATGGACGCTGCAACCCAAAAATTTGATAGTGCTATCTGGGAAGGGGGCACAGCCAAGATGGATTTCCTTAGAAGTTTCCACCAGAGGGACTCCTGAAGACCTCAGCCACAAACTAAAGCTGTCTCCAAAAGAAGTAGAAACATCAAGGGAAAACA GTCTCAATTTAGATACCTGTGTAGAAAATAGCTGTCACTACATattggatgtagaagcactttataccaatattccacatgaggatggactacaagctgtcaggaacagtatccctgatgaggccacagcaagcctggtggctgagctttgtgactttgtcctcacccacaaccacttcagatttggggacaacttataccttcaagtcagtggcactgctatgggtacccgcatggccccacagtatgccaacatttttatggctgacttagaacaacgcttcctcagctctcgtcccctagtgcccctcctctacttgcgctacattgatgacatcttcatcatatggacccacggaaaggaggcccttgaagaattccacctggacttcaacaatttccaccccaccatcaacctcagcctggaccagtccacacaagagatccacttcctggacactacagtacaaataagtgatggtcacataaacaccaccctataccggaaacctactgaccgctatacgtacctacatgcctccagcttccatccaagacacatcacacgatccattgtctacagccaagccctaagatacaaccgaatttgctccaatccctcagacagagacaaacacctacaagatctttatcaagcattcgtaaaactacaatatccacctggggaagtgaggaaacagattgacagagcaagacgggtacccagaaatcacctactacaggacaggcccaacaaggacaataacagaacaccactggccatcacatacagcccccagctaaaacctctccagcgcattatccacgatctacaacctatcctggaaaatgatccctcactctcacagaccttgggaggcaggccagtcctcgcttacagacaaccccccaacctgaagcaaatactcaccagcaactacacaccacaccacagaaacaccaacccaggaacctatccctgtagcaaacctcgttgcctactctgtccccatatctactctggcaacagcatcagaggacccaaccacatcagccacaccatcaggggctcattcacctgcacatccactaatgtcatatatgccatcatgtgccagcaatgcccctctgccatgtacattggccaaaccggacagtccctccgcaaaagaataaatggacacaaatcagacatcaggaatggtaacatacacaaggcAGTAAGtgaacatttcaatctccctggtcattctattacagatttaaaagtcactatcattgaacaaaaaaacttcagaaacagacttcaaagagaaacagcagaactaaaattcatttgcaaattcaacatcATTAacctgggcttg
- the LOC135982467 gene encoding uncharacterized protein LOC135982467 isoform X3, with protein sequence MKGQRSVPSPTAEKCDGCRWTLQPKNLIVLSGKGAQPRWISLEVSTRGTPEDLSHKLKLSPKEVETSRENSLNLDTCVENSCHYILDVEALYTNIPHEDGLQAVRNSIPDEATASLVAELCDFVLTHNHFRFGDNLYLQVSGTAMGTRMAPQYANIFMADLEQRFLSSRPLVPLLYLRYIDDIFIIWTHGKEALEEFHLDFNNFHPTINLSLDQSTQEIHFLDTTVQISDGHINTTLYRKPTDRYTYLHASSFHPRHITRSIVYSQALRYNRICSNPSDRDKHLQDLYQAFVKLQYPPGEVRKQIDRARRVPRNHLLQDRPNKDNNRTPLAITYSPQLKPLQRIIHDLQPILENDPSLSQTLGGRPVLAYRQPPNLKQILTSNYTPHHRNTNPGTYPCSKPRCLLCPHIYSGNSIRGPNHISHTIRGSFTCTSTNVIYAIMCQQCPSAMYIGQTGQSLRKRINGHKSDIRNGNIHKAVSEHFNLPGHSITDLKVTIIEQKNFRNRLQRETAELKFICKFNIINLGLNRDWEWLAHYRSSFSSPGIDTSSSIIGSGLHPP encoded by the exons atgaaagGACAAAGATCTGTACCTTCTCCAACTGCTGAAAAAT GTGATGGCTGTAGATGGACGCTGCAACCCAAAAATTTGATAGTGCTATCTGGGAAGGGGGCACAGCCAAGATGGATTTCCTTAGAAGTTTCCACCAGAGGGACTCCTGAAGACCTCAGCCACAAACTAAAGCTGTCTCCAAAAGAAGTAGAAACATCAAGGGAAAACA GTCTCAATTTAGATACCTGTGTAGAAAATAGCTGTCACTACATattggatgtagaagcactttataccaatattccacatgaggatggactacaagctgtcaggaacagtatccctgatgaggccacagcaagcctggtggctgagctttgtgactttgtcctcacccacaaccacttcagatttggggacaacttataccttcaagtcagtggcactgctatgggtacccgcatggccccacagtatgccaacatttttatggctgacttagaacaacgcttcctcagctctcgtcccctagtgcccctcctctacttgcgctacattgatgacatcttcatcatatggacccacggaaaggaggcccttgaagaattccacctggacttcaacaatttccaccccaccatcaacctcagcctggaccagtccacacaagagatccacttcctggacactacagtacaaataagtgatggtcacataaacaccaccctataccggaaacctactgaccgctatacgtacctacatgcctccagcttccatccaagacacatcacacgatccattgtctacagccaagccctaagatacaaccgaatttgctccaatccctcagacagagacaaacacctacaagatctttatcaagcattcgtaaaactacaatatccacctggggaagtgaggaaacagattgacagagcaagacgggtacccagaaatcacctactacaggacaggcccaacaaggacaataacagaacaccactggccatcacatacagcccccagctaaaacctctccagcgcattatccacgatctacaacctatcctggaaaatgatccctcactctcacagaccttgggaggcaggccagtcctcgcttacagacaaccccccaacctgaagcaaatactcaccagcaactacacaccacaccacagaaacaccaacccaggaacctatccctgtagcaaacctcgttgcctactctgtccccatatctactctggcaacagcatcagaggacccaaccacatcagccacaccatcaggggctcattcacctgcacatccactaatgtcatatatgccatcatgtgccagcaatgcccctctgccatgtacattggccaaaccggacagtccctccgcaaaagaataaatggacacaaatcagacatcaggaatggtaacatacacaaggcAGTAAGtgaacatttcaatctccctggtcattctattacagatttaaaagtcactatcattgaacaaaaaaacttcagaaacagacttcaaagagaaacagcagaactaaaattcatttgcaaattcaacatcATTAacctgggcttg